From a region of the Teredinibacter turnerae genome:
- the ectA gene encoding diaminobutyrate acetyltransferase — MSNLDDLVLRKPKLEDGLAVNELVASCPPLDANSSYCNFLQCSHFADTCIAAEADDQILGFVSAYPIPSKPDTLFVWQIAVHESARGQSLAPRMLERLLRRPACEGIHFLETTITSSNSASRRVFERLAAELNANLQVSPWLDSERHFDSLHPSEPLVRIGPFNQPREDL, encoded by the coding sequence TTGTCGAACCTAGACGACCTGGTTTTACGCAAGCCCAAACTTGAAGATGGTCTTGCGGTTAATGAATTGGTGGCCAGTTGCCCACCGTTGGATGCAAATTCCAGTTACTGCAACTTTCTGCAGTGCAGTCATTTTGCTGATACCTGTATCGCGGCTGAGGCTGACGATCAAATTTTGGGTTTTGTTTCCGCTTACCCCATTCCATCCAAGCCCGACACCCTGTTTGTCTGGCAGATTGCTGTGCACGAGTCTGCGAGAGGGCAGTCTCTGGCGCCACGAATGCTTGAAAGGCTGCTCAGGCGTCCGGCGTGCGAAGGCATCCATTTTCTCGAAACCACTATTACTAGCAGCAACTCGGCATCCCGGCGGGTGTTCGAGCGTTTAGCTGCAGAACTCAACGCCAATTTGCAAGTGTCTCCCTGGCTGGATTCGGAGCGTCATTTCGACAGCCTCCACCCCAGTGAGCCGCTTGTGCGAATTGGTCCGTTTAATCAACCACGGGAAGATTTATGA
- the ectB gene encoding diaminobutyrate--2-oxoglutarate transaminase — translation MKIFDEIESEVQSYARSFPRIFHRAKGEYMWDEEGNRYLDFLAGAGTLNYGHNNPLFKQALLDYIEEDGVTHGLDLHTRAKGEFLQTLNDLILKPRNMEYMVQFTGPTGTNAVEAAMKIARNVTGQQNIVTFTNGFHGVSLGSLAATGNSHHRDAAGVSLSGTHRLPFDGYLGENIDTTEYLDKVLGDSSSGINSPAAVIVETVQGEGGINAASIKWLQSLQTVCRKYGILLIVDDIQAGCGRTGTFFSFEEAGIEPDIITLSKSLSGYGLPFAVVLMKPELDQWKPGEHNGTFRGNNLAFVTAKAALENYWADDAFSNEVKKKGDYITSRLDAIVAKYGNGSFSTRGRGMFRGINCVNGDIAGKITHLAFKKGLIIETSGADDQVVKFLCPLTISEENLKHGLDIVEEAIAETCASLDTLPENIVYFKAG, via the coding sequence ATGAAAATTTTTGATGAAATCGAATCTGAAGTTCAAAGTTATGCACGCTCATTTCCACGTATTTTTCATCGCGCGAAAGGCGAGTATATGTGGGACGAAGAGGGCAATCGCTATCTGGATTTTCTCGCTGGCGCAGGCACATTGAACTATGGCCACAATAACCCCTTGTTTAAGCAGGCTTTGCTCGACTACATCGAAGAGGATGGCGTAACTCATGGATTGGATTTGCACACCCGCGCAAAGGGTGAATTTCTGCAAACCCTGAACGACCTGATTTTGAAGCCGCGCAACATGGAATACATGGTGCAGTTTACCGGGCCTACCGGCACCAATGCGGTGGAAGCGGCGATGAAAATCGCTCGCAACGTCACCGGGCAGCAAAACATCGTGACCTTCACCAACGGCTTTCATGGCGTGAGCCTCGGCTCGCTGGCGGCCACCGGCAACTCGCACCACCGCGATGCCGCGGGCGTTAGCTTGAGTGGTACTCATCGACTGCCGTTTGACGGCTATCTCGGTGAAAATATCGATACGACAGAGTACTTGGATAAAGTCCTGGGTGACTCCAGTAGCGGCATTAACTCGCCCGCAGCGGTGATCGTCGAAACGGTTCAAGGTGAGGGCGGTATTAATGCCGCGTCTATCAAATGGCTGCAGAGCTTGCAGACAGTTTGCCGCAAGTACGGCATTTTGCTGATAGTTGACGATATCCAGGCAGGTTGCGGCCGAACGGGTACTTTCTTCAGTTTTGAGGAGGCCGGCATTGAGCCTGACATTATTACCCTGTCCAAGTCCCTGAGCGGCTACGGATTGCCATTCGCAGTCGTGTTAATGAAGCCCGAGCTGGACCAATGGAAACCGGGCGAGCACAACGGTACTTTCCGGGGTAATAACCTGGCTTTTGTTACTGCCAAGGCTGCGCTGGAAAACTATTGGGCAGATGACGCATTCAGTAACGAGGTGAAAAAGAAAGGGGATTACATTACATCACGCCTGGATGCCATAGTTGCTAAGTATGGTAATGGTAGTTTCTCCACGCGCGGGCGGGGTATGTTTAGAGGAATCAACTGTGTGAACGGCGATATTGCCGGAAAGATTACCCATCTTGCGTTCAAGAAAGGGTTGATCATTGAGACCAGTGGTGCCGACGACCAAGTGGTGAAATTTCTTTGCCCACTCACCATTTCTGAAGAAAATCTGAAGCACGGACTTGATATTGTGGAAGAAGCAATCGCCGAAACCTGTGCGAGTCTGGATACGCTGCCGGAAAATATAGTTTATTTTAAAGCCGGATAA
- a CDS encoding ectoine synthase, whose product MIVRNLTEARDSNRTIVSPDGNWESTRMLLKDDKMGFSFHITTIYKGADFRMHYQNHLESVYCVRGRGEVETLADGKKYPIEPGTLYILDKHDEHMLRAFEEMEMACVFNPPLNGTEVHNAEGAYELDAEAL is encoded by the coding sequence ATGATAGTTCGCAACTTAACTGAAGCACGTGATTCAAATCGTACGATCGTTTCGCCCGACGGCAACTGGGAAAGCACCCGGATGTTGTTAAAAGACGACAAGATGGGCTTCTCGTTTCACATTACAACCATTTATAAGGGTGCTGATTTCCGAATGCACTACCAAAATCATCTGGAATCGGTATATTGCGTTCGCGGCCGTGGTGAAGTGGAAACCCTGGCCGATGGTAAAAAATACCCGATTGAGCCTGGCACGCTTTACATACTTGATAAGCACGATGAGCATATGCTGCGCGCGTTCGAGGAAATGGAAATGGCCTGTGTGTTCAACCCGCCCCTAAACGGCACCGAAGTGCATAACGCTGAGGGCGCGTACGAGTTGGATGCAGAGGCGCTGTAA
- a CDS encoding aspartate kinase: MHTVEKIGGTSMSDYQAVRDNIILNNGGSPYGRMFVVSAYGGVTNSLLEHKKSGEPGIYTLFASAIEDDTWLKKTEELKLTLHGINAQLFTEEHSLAQANAFIDERLTSARACLRNLQRLCQHGHFSLASHLDTVREMLASIGEAHSAYNMTQLLQRDGINARFVDLTGWQSDAHISLDERIKLALQDIDVEKELPIVTGYAHCDSGLMSSFDRGYSEMTFSRLAVLSGASEAIIHKEFHLSSADPRLVGESNAVPIGRTNYDVADQLANLGMEAIHPKAGRGLREQKIPLRVKNTFEPEHAGTLITTDYVSDRPCVEIIAGAKGVHAVEVFDQDMTGSVHKYDTEILSVIKRFKAHIVSKDINANTVTHYLSTNLKTVKRICAVLAEKFPEAEINQQKVAVVSAIGSDLKIPGMLAETVRAIAAESISVLAIHQTMRQVDMQFVVAEDDYETTVKSLHQALVEVHQHGRAICLAS; encoded by the coding sequence ATGCATACGGTAGAAAAAATTGGTGGCACATCCATGAGTGACTACCAGGCGGTTAGGGACAACATCATCTTGAACAACGGCGGGTCACCCTACGGCCGTATGTTTGTTGTTTCAGCCTATGGCGGTGTAACCAACAGCTTGCTCGAGCACAAAAAGAGTGGCGAGCCCGGCATCTACACGTTATTTGCCAGTGCAATTGAAGACGATACATGGTTAAAGAAAACGGAAGAGTTAAAGTTAACGCTACATGGCATTAACGCGCAGCTTTTCACCGAGGAGCATTCCCTCGCGCAAGCAAATGCATTCATTGATGAGCGCTTGACCAGTGCCAGAGCCTGCCTGCGCAATTTGCAGCGGCTGTGTCAGCACGGCCATTTCTCTCTGGCTTCCCACCTGGATACGGTCCGTGAGATGCTCGCCAGCATCGGTGAAGCACATAGTGCATACAATATGACGCAACTGTTGCAGCGCGACGGCATTAACGCGCGCTTCGTCGATTTGACCGGGTGGCAGTCCGACGCGCACATCTCGCTCGATGAGCGTATCAAGCTCGCGTTGCAAGATATCGACGTGGAAAAGGAATTGCCTATCGTTACCGGGTACGCGCACTGCGACAGTGGTTTGATGTCGTCTTTTGATCGTGGCTACAGCGAAATGACTTTCAGCCGTCTCGCTGTACTGAGTGGTGCCAGTGAGGCGATTATCCACAAAGAATTCCATCTGAGTAGCGCAGACCCGCGCCTGGTTGGAGAATCGAACGCCGTGCCGATTGGTCGGACCAACTACGACGTGGCCGACCAGCTCGCGAACCTGGGTATGGAAGCGATTCACCCGAAAGCGGGGCGGGGACTACGAGAACAGAAAATTCCTCTGCGAGTCAAAAATACGTTCGAGCCAGAGCATGCGGGTACGCTGATTACTACCGATTACGTGAGCGATCGCCCCTGCGTCGAGATCATCGCCGGTGCAAAGGGCGTACATGCCGTTGAGGTGTTTGATCAGGATATGACCGGGAGTGTGCACAAGTACGATACCGAGATCCTAAGCGTAATCAAACGCTTTAAAGCGCATATTGTTTCCAAAGACATAAACGCCAACACGGTAACGCATTACCTGTCGACAAATTTGAAGACGGTTAAGCGAATTTGTGCTGTACTTGCAGAAAAGTTTCCGGAAGCGGAAATCAACCAGCAAAAGGTGGCTGTAGTGTCGGCAATTGGTAGCGATTTGAAAATTCCGGGCATGTTAGCTGAAACGGTGCGCGCCATTGCGGCCGAGAGTATCAGTGTACTGGCGATCCACCAGACCATGCGTCAAGTGGATATGCAATTCGTCGTG